The DNA region CAACAGTCCTGCTGTGACGCAAGTTCCCGTCGCGGAAGCCCCCTCTTCGCCCAACACGATCGACCTGCTGGCGGATGCTGCTGCCATCCGGAGCATCGATCGCTTGCAGGCTCAGAGCGATCGACTGAGCCAAGCACTGCAATCGCTGGCAGCGAACACTGGAAACCTGCTGGGTTCGACTACCGAGGCGATCGAGCTGCTGGCCCTGGAGCCGCAACCAACCACTGAATCAGCAGAGCGTCCCACGACCGATCGCACCGAAGAAACCGTTGCACTGCAACCGGCGACTACGGCCGAGCGTGCTTCTACAGATGCGGTGACCCCCACTGCCAATGACCTGGTGGTTAGCATCCCCACCGCCGCTGACTATCGACTCACGGCCGTTGCGGTTCCCACGCAGCGCCTCGATCGCCCGGCTGTGCCCGTGAGTGCCGCCGCCGCCCGCACGGTTGCAACGGAAGAAGCCGGCGGTGGTGCGGTCAATCTTCTGAGCCATGCTGCCACTGCTCAATCGCTGGCCGGCGCTGCCGATGTGCCCACCGCCAGCAGCCGCCTCCAACAGGGGACGGCCAACAGCGACCTAGCCAGCCCGCGCTACAGCCCCTACATCGACGGTCTGCGAGCTGAAATTCAGGCCCTGCAAGCTCGCTACCAAAACCAAACCGGCGAATCGAGCCGCAGCGGTGCAATCAGCCTGTTGGCTCCGGCCGCCGCCACCGCCGTGGCCGCCAGCCAAGCCAGCACCGTAGCTAATCAGGCGGCAACCGTGGCTGTGCAGCCGCCCTCTGCACCCCTGAGCGATCGCCCGCTGGCCCTGAGCCAACCGATGCCGGAAGCGGATCCGCGCCGCAGCCAACTAATTGCAGCCGCCTCTGAACCGCTGAACGCCCGTAATCCCCGCGTGCAAACGCTGCTGAATGCCAGTGTTTCACCCCAACTACCGCCTCTGTCGGATCCTTCGGCTTACCTACCGGGCGCACAACCCCAGGCCATGCGCGGCTACATCTGGCCGAGCCAAGGCATTCTAACCTCTGGCTATGGCTGGCGCTGGGGCCGGATGCACCGAGGCATTGATATTGCAGCCCCTGTGGGTACACCGATTGTGGCAGCGGCTGACGGTGTGGTGGCAGTCTCCGGTTGGGACAGCGGTGGCTACGGCAACAAGGTGGACATTCGCCACCCGGACGGCAGCTTCACTCGCTACGCCCACAACAGCCGTCTTTTGGTAAGGGCTGGTCAAACCGTTCGCCAAGGTCAATTGATTGCAGAAATGGGCAGCACCGGCCGCAGCACTGGCCCCCACCTGCATTTTGAAATTCGCCCATCGGGCAAAGGCGCAGTGAACCCGATGGCCTTCTTGCCGAGCGGTGGACTACGGGCGGCTCGTTAGATTAACTGACGCTCCAATCCCTGCTTAGGTTCCCCTAAACTAAACCCGTGCTGGACGCGATCGCTGCATCCGGCATGGGTTTTTTAGTTGGCATTTTTATGGGCATTTTTAGTCGCCATTAACTTTGGGTGTTCGGGGTGAGTCTTGCTGGAGGTGCTTTTGGGGAACCGGTTGAAGTTTTCGAGTTTAAACTGAAAAGCATTGTCCCTAACGGGCCATGCATCAGGCTGACCTTGCTAGTGGCTTTGCTTGTTCGTGGCTTTGTTAGATCGAACCGTTTGCGGGAGAGAACCATGCGACTACTTCACACCATGCTGCGGGTGGGCGACTTGCAGCGATCGCTCGATTTCTATTGCAATGTGTTGGGGATGAAACTCTTGCGCCAAAAGGATTATCCTGATGGCAAGTTCACGCTGGCCTTTGTGGGCTATGGGGACGAGTCGGAAACGGCCGTCATTGAGCTAACCCACAACTGGGGCGTGGAGTCCTACGAACTCGGAACGGCCTACGGTCACATTGCTCTGGGGGTAGATGATATCTATGCCACCTGCGAAGAAATCACGACGCGGGGCGGGCGAGTGACCCGCGCCCCCGGCCCCATGAAACATGGCTCGACGGTGATTGCCTTTGTGGAGGATCCAGACGGCTACAAGGTGGAACTCATTCAGCTCAAAAATCAAGATGCTGCCCCATCGCCATCCCTAGCGACGGCGGCTTCTTAAGTGTGGGTGGTGCAGACGGAGCGCGGGGCCCGTTGAAAGTACCCGGGCCCCGCGCGGCAGGCGGTTAAAAATCCATCAACCCGGCGGCCAGGCGAGCGATCGCCCACCCAGCACATGGAAGTGCAGATGAAAAACCGTTTGTCCGCCATCTTCGCCGGTGTTGGCCACCACGCGATAGCCCTGATCCAGGCCTTCCTGTTGGGCAACTTTTTGGATCACAAGCATCAAATGCCCCAACAGGGCTTGGTCTTCCGCCGTGGCCGCCGCCAGGTTCTCGATCGGCTTTTTAGGAATCACCAACAGGTGGACAGGGGCTTGCGGATTCACATCCCGAAAAGCCAAGGCCAAATCGTCTTCATACACGATCGCGGCGGGAATTTCGCGGCGGATGATTTTGCCAAAGATGGTGTCGCCACCGACAGTCATGGGAATAGGCTCCTTCGGAACGCAGAAATAATGCAGAAATTGGGAACATGAAAGCGTGGGGGTGCGAGCAGCCCTGGTGCGGGGAACCGCTCGCCGGCCGGGCGATCGAGTAGACTCTAGCACTCTGCCATGGGTTCAATGACGGTTCGATCGCCCCCCCAATTGGGCTGCGTCTCAGAATGGATCGGAAAGCCGATCGCGCTGGCGGCCGCCCTGAGCCGAGATGACCAACCAAGATCATGGATCATGATCAAGGGGGTCAATTAACCAACCGTTACGGTTAATCCTCAGATTTCTTTAAGATTTGCGGCGAAAACGTTACATCTGGTAATATTCAGATGAGCGAGAATCCTTAGCCCATCAAGACCTTGACCCATTGTTGGTCAATGCAACCAACCGGAATTGATCTCAATCAGTTGTGATCCATTCCCTAAACCGTCGGTTGCTGGTGACTTGTCAATCCATTGGGTTGAAGGGCGATTGCGTTCAGACCGCACCGTATTTGACAGACGTGCATTCACGTTTCTTAATTTTTCTTTGGCGACTGAATGACACCATTCAACCGTCGAAGCCCCTTCTCCGTTGATTGCTGAAGTGTTCATCAATCGGCTGTGATCGGCTGATTTTGCTCGAATTGTTCTGACACAATTCATGAATCAAAATAACCAGCCCAATCGGCAGCCAACGTTGATGAATAACTGCAAGCTTTTTAAATGAAATCAACAAAAATGTTGGCAGAAAATTCCTTGCAGACGATCACAGAATCAGGGCGATCGCGCGGCAAAATCCTGATTGTCGATGATGAATCGGCATTGCGGATGATCCTGACTACGCGCCTTTCGCTGGCGGGGTATGAAGTCGTGTCGGCGGCGGATGGAGAGGAGGCCCTCGAGGTATTTGACCGCGAGGATCCCGATCTGGTGGTGTTGGATGTGATGATGCCGAAAATTGACGGCTATGGCGTTTGCCAAACCCTGCGCCAAAACTCCGATGTGCCGATCATTATGTTGACGGCCTTGGGCGATGTGGGCGATCGAATCACTGGCTTACAAATGGGAGCCGATGATTATTTAGCTAAGCCTTTTTCCCCTAAAGAATTAGAGGCGCGAATTGCCTGTGTGCTGCGCCGGGTGAAGGACAAAACCACGCCGCCCCCGATCGGGAATGGCACGATTCAAATTGGTTCCCTGCGAGTCGATACCCGGAAGCGCCAGGTTTATCGCAGCGATCGGCGGATTCGTCTAACCCATACGGAATTTAGCCTGTTGGAATTGCTGTTTAGCCGCAACGGAGAAGCCGTGCCCCGGGGCGAAATTCTGCAAACTCTCTGGGGTTATGCCCCTCGGATCCAAGCGGACATGCGGGTGGTGGATGTGCATGTGGCGCGGCTGCGATCGAAACTGGAAGACGATCCGCGTAACCCGGAAATTATCTTGACGGTACGCGGCACGGGCTATGCGGCTCCTCGGATGACCGACAGTTCTGAGGCGATCGGGGCTTAAGGATTCGCCCAAAGGGATCTGCCCAAAAGAATCTGCTCAACCCATGGCTCATCGATGGTTAATCGGCCGAGGGCGCGGGGTCAGGGCATTTCATGATCGTGCCATTTGTCATGATCGTGCTTTGATCGCCTTTTTCGATCGCCTTCCTTAATCTCCTCTCTTGATCGCCTTGCTCCTTCTGGGCTGCTAGCTCGATCGCAATCCAGTGCGCCCGTTTGCGAGGTCGGTTGCTACGATCGAAGGGCGGGGCAAGCTCGATCGCTCCGGCTGGATCAGAAGGCAATATCATGACATTTGACTACGACCTCTTCGTTATTGGTGCAGGCTCCGGCGGGTTGGCCGCTTCCAAGCGAGCCGCCAGCTATGGCGCAAAAGTGGCGATCGCAGAAAGCGACCTCGTGGGCGGCACTTGCGTGATTCGCGGTTGCGTGCCCAAAAAACTCATGGTCTATGCATCCCAGTTTGCCCACTGGTACGAGGATGCCACGGGCTACGGTTGGTCCGCAGTGGAGCCAGAGCACGACTGGTCTAAGCTGATCAACGCGGTGCAGACGGAAGTGATGCGCCTTAACAAACTACACATCAGTTTTCTAGAAAAAGCGGGCGTAGAGCTGATTTCGGGTCTGGGGCGCTTTGTGGATGAGCACCGGATTGAAATCGTTAGCCCCAGCGGCACTCGCGAAGTGACCGCCCGCTACATCCTGATTGCCGTGGGTGGCGAAGCCGTGCGCCCAGATGTGCCCGGCATTGAACATACGATCACCTCGCGGGAGATGTTCCTGCTGAAGGAGCGCCCCCAACGGTTTGTGGTGCTGGGCGGGGGCTATATCGGTGTGGAATTTGCTGGAATCCTCAAGGGCTTAGGCTCTGAGGTGACGCAGGTGTTGCGGGGCGATCGAATTCTGCGCGGCTTTGATAGTGACATTCGGGATCAAATCCAGCAAGCCATGGTCGATCGGGGCATTGCTGTCCATACCCACGCCGATATCGCCACCCTTCAAATTGAAAAAACCGATGCCGGTCTGCGAATGCAGTTCAAAACCGCCGATGGTGTGGCCCATGAGTTGATGGCCGATGCCATTCTGAGCGCCACAGGCCGCAAACCCAAACCCCAAATTGAGCCGCTGAATCTGGAACTTGCCGGGGTGGAAGTGGTGAATGGGGCGATCGCCGTGACTGCCGACCATTGCACCAACCAGCCCCACATCTACGCCGTGGGCGACTGCACCGATCGGGTCAATCTCACCCCCGTGGCGATCGCGGAAGGGCGTGCCTTTGCCGACACGGTATTTGGTCACCAGCCTCGCACCATCAGCCATCGCAACATTCCCTCCGCTGTGTTTTCGCAACCGGAAGCCGCCACCGTGGGCATGACCGAAGAAGAAGCCCGGGCCGTCTATGGCGATCGGGTGAAAATCTACCGTGCCCGCTTCCGCCCAATGATCTACAGCCTGACCGATTGCACCGAAAAGGTGTTGGTCAAACTGGTGGTAGAAGGTGAAGACGAGCGTATTTTAGGCGTGCATATGGTGGGCAAAGATGCGGCGGAAATTATCCAAGGCATGGCTATTCCTGTGGTGATGGGGGCAACGAAGGCCGACTTCGATCGCACCATTGCTATTCATCCTTCCACCGCTGAAGAGTTCGTGACTTTGCGATAGATTGCCCAGGGCGATCGCCCCATTCTTAATCAATGGATCATTAACCAATGGATCATTAACTCATGCGCAACTCATGATTGATGTGCGATGTGTCGATGATCAATTCATCCATGGGTTGATCGTGCTTGATGCATTCATGAACAATCAGCAGCTTATGGCCAATTGGTTGGCAGTTGGTTGGCAGTTAATTTGCAGTTAATTTGCAATTGGTTTGCAATTCGTTCATGATCAAGATCACGATCAACGCAATCATGATCAACCCACGATCAATTCATCATCGATCGGTTAGCAACTCATTGGCGACTGATCAATGATTCGGTAATTGATTCGTGGTTGGTTTTCCCGATCGGTTCCCGATCATCACCTTCCAAACACCCTAACTCTGGATCGCTATGACCCTCGCTCAAGATCGCGCCCAAGAAACCAACGCTCGGGATTTGTTTCGGGCCGCCTACGAAAATCGCTATACCTGGGATGCTAACTTTCCGGGTTACACCGCCGATGTGGAACTGTGCCAAGGGGAAGAAAGCTATCAGGGATCCGTGGCGATCGCGGCTGATTTCAGCGTCAGCGTCACCGGCATTGATCATCCCGAAGTGTTGAAAACGTTGGAACATCAACTGCGCGATATTGTCACCCATCGTCAGCGCAGCAGCTTTGACAAAGCCCACGGCCAAAACGAATTTACCTTGGGAGCCACTGACGAAACGGGCGCGGTGGAGGTGTTGGTTTCTGGGAAATCCATGGGATCCAGCTACAAAGTGCGCGATCGGGAAATTTGCCATGTGGAGCGTCCCGTGGGCCCCATGAAATTCATCATCGATACCCAAGCAACGATGAATACTGGTGAAGGCTATTTGCCCACCTTGACCGATGCCAACTTCTATAAGCTGCCGGAAAACCAACTGGTGAAGCAGGTGCGCTATGAAGACACCCACGAACGGGTGGGCAATTACGTTTTGATGAGTTCTCAAGCCATTCGAGTCAAGGAAGGAGACCAAGAAATCGTCACAACCATGACGTTCTCCAACTTGAAATTGCAAGGATAAGCTGGATCAAACTTTCTCTTGGCTAGCCCTTGTCGATGTCTGTTGCTAGTGATTGTCTAGTTAATGACCAGTTGATTGCTAGTGAATAGTTAATTACTAGTTAATTACTGGCAATTTTCTAACTGCTTGCTAATTACTGGCTAATCACGAATTGGTCATTGGCTAATGATCGAATAGCCAGAATAACCACTGATCAATCATTTGACCAATCATTAGTTCATGGCGCGGGTGGAATCTTTCCGCCCGCGTTTTGTTGTGCATAACATTATGAACAACATCAAGCGTGAATCACATCAAGGATGAATCACAAGGGCCCTCAGCCATTGCTCCGGGAATTGACCTCGCGCCTAGAATGGGAGAAAGATTGGTTCGATCGCCCCCTATGCCTTACCCGCTGCACGTTGCCTTTGTTTGGCATCAACATCAGCCCCTCTACAAAAGCCGTGGCAACCTGGCCGAAACAGCCTTGGCAGACGTGCCCCAACAGTCGGAAGAAGCGCAATATCGACTGCCTTGGGTGCGGTTGCATGGCACCAAGGACTATCTCGATTTGATTTTGATGTTGGAACGGTTCCCCCGGTTGCGCCAAACCGTGAACTTGGTTCCTTCTTTGATGTTGCAAATTGAAGATTATGTGGCGGGCCGGGCGATCGACCCCTACTTGGCCTTGGCGCTCACCCCTGCTGAACAACTGCAACCGACACAAAAGCGCTTTGTGCTGGAGCATTTTTTTGATGGCAACCACCGCACCTTGGTGGATCCCCATCCTCGCTATTGCCAATTGTTTGAACAACGCAATGATTTGGGAATTCCTTGGTGTTTAGACCATTGGAAACCCGAGGATTTTGGGGATCTGTTGGCTTGGCATAACCTGGCTTGGATTGATCCGCTGTTTTGGGATGATCCAGAAATTGCCCGTTGGTTAGAACGGGGCAAGGATTTTTCGCTCACCGATCGCCAGGAAATTTGGGCCAAGCAACGGGAAATTTTGGCGCGAATTATTCCCAAGCACCGATCGATGCAGGAGTCGGGCCAGTTGGAAGTGACCACCACGCCCTACACCCATCCCATTTTGCCCCTGCTGGCCGACACGGACGCGGGCCGGGTGGCCATTCCCCAAATGCAACTGCCCGCGAGCCGGTTCCAGTGGGCGGAAGATATTCCCCGGCATCTGGAACGGGCCAAAACCATGTACCAAGAGCGGTTTGGCTGCTTGCCTCGGGGGCTGTGGCCTTCGGAGCAGTCCGTGAGTCCGGCAATGTTGCCCGATGTGGCGGCGGCCGGTTTCCAATGGTTAATTTCCGATGAGGCGGTGTTGGGCTGGACGATCGAGCATTTCTTCCACCGCGACGGATCGGGCAACGTTCTGGAGCCACAGTACCTTTACCAGCCCTATCGCCTAGCCACGGATCAGGGAGATTTGGCGATCGTCTTCCGTGACCACCGCCTTTCGGATCTGATTGGCTTTAGCTATGCGGGCATGGAACCCCAAAACGCTGCCCAAGACTTGATTGGCCATTTGGAAGCGATTACTCGGCAACTGAAACAACGCCAAGGGGACGATCGCACCAGCCTAGAGCAGCCTTGGTTGGTGACCATTGCCCTGGATGGGGAAAACTGCTGGGAATATTACGATCGAGACGGGCTACCGTTCTTGGATGCGCTCTATAGCCGCCTCAGCCAGCATCCTGAAATTGAGCTGGTAACCGTGGGCGATTATCTCGATCGATTCCCGCCCCGTGAAACCCTGCCGGTCGATCGCCTGCACAGTGGCTCTTGGGTGGATGGCTCCTTTTCCACCTGGATTGGCGACCCGGCCAAAAACCGCGCCTGGGATTTGCTGACGGCGGCCCGCGAAACCCTGGCTCGCCACCCGGAAGCCACCGAAACCACCAATCCGGCCGCTTGGGAAGCGCTTTATGCGGCGGAGGGTTCCGATTGGTTTTGGTGGTTTGGGTTTGGCCACTCGTCGAATCAAGATGCCATTTTCGATCGCCTGTTTCGGGAGCACCTGTGCGCCATTTACCAAGCCCTGAACGAACCCATCCCCCCGGAATTGTTGGAGCCGGTGGAAGTCCATGAAGCCACGGGCGATCGCACTCCCCAAAACTTCATTCACCCGATCATTGACGGCTGTGGCGACGATCAAGACTGGAACCAAGCGGGCCGAATTGCGGTGGGTGGCTCCCGGGGCACGATGCACCAATCCAGCCCGATCCAAACCATTTGGTACGGGGTGGATCACCATCACTTCTATGTCCGGCTAGATTTCCAAACCGGCAAACAGCCCGATGAAATTCACCTGTGCTGGTTCTATCCCGATCGCCCCGCCCACAACAGTCCCGTGCCCCTGGAGCAATTGCCCGATTTGGCCCCGGCCAACTATCATTACCGGCATCACATTGGCCTGAAGTTGCCCACCAAAACCCTCTGGTTCTCGGAAGCGGCGGAATTCAACACCTGGCGGGCCCGACCCAGCCGCGCCCGCTTCGCTGTGGATAGCTGCTTGGAGTTGGCGGTTCCTTGGGATGATTTGCCCGTGGAGCCTGATTGGGGGCTGCGCCTAGCCCTGTTTGTGGCCCATCGGGGTGAATTTAGCGAAGTGTTACCCGGCGAGGACTTAATTCAAATGGGCGTGCCCTAGGAATAGCACCTGGGGCGATTGGGGCGATCGCCTGGTCAGCGCCCCAAATCCGCAAGCAACGGGACTGAAGCTCCACCTCGGGAAGCACGAACCCCAAAAACTCGAACCCCCAAAAACTCGAAACCCAAAAAACAAAACAAAATCGGCTAGACCGGTTGTATTGCCTCAGGTCTAGCCGATTTCGTTTGTTTGACTGCAACTGAATTGCGGGTCAGTTTTGATGATCAGTCTTGGATGATCAATTTTTGATGATCAATCACTTTGGGTGCGAAAAAACAGGGAACCGGCAGAACCATCCTGCTATTGCAGAGGCTCCACCAACCGATCCCAATCGGCGAGGATGGCGGATTGGCGCATCCCGGCTAGAGGATCGCTAGCGGTGACGGGCACGTTATAGGTGGCATAGGCATTGCGATCGACCGAGAGCAAGTAGCGCAGCGAACTGTTGCCCAGGAAGTAGACCACCACCAGGGCTGCCGCTGCTGAAGCAACGAGGGTTCCGGCCAGCATCAGCGAAAACTCCTTGTTGCTGAGGGCCTGTTGCATCAGGTGCAATGACCAAGCTACTAGGGCGATCGCCAGCAGCAGAACGACAACCATGGACAGAGTGCAGATCAAGATTTATGAGTGTGTTTTTACGTATTGTAAAGGAAATCTTGACAATCTGCCAGCAATTTATCGTTTCCTAAGGTTTTCTACAGAGTTGCGATCGCCCCAGTGTGACGCACTGGCAAGCCCGCTTGCTGCAAATCGGTCTTAATCTCGTCAATGCTGAGTTGACCGTAATGTAACAAGGAAGCGAGCAGGGCGGCTTCGGCCTTGCCTTCGGTCAGGGCTTCGCGGATATGTTGGCAGTTGCCCGCGCCCCCGGAGGCAATTACCGGCACAGCCACGCGATCGGCGATCATCCGGGTCAGCTCCAGGTCATAGCCCGCCTGGGTTCCGTCTGCGTCCATGCTGGTTACTAGCAATTCTCCCGCGCCGCGCCGCACCACCTCTTCGGCCCAGGCGATCGCATCCAAACCCGTATTTTCCCGGCCGCCGCGCACATATACATCCCAGGCACTGGGCACACCATTTTCGCCGGTTCCGGGGCGGCGGCGCGCATCGATCGCCACCACAATGCATTGGTTACCAAACCGGGCACTGGCGCGATCAATCAAGTCCGGATCCCGCACCGCCGAAGAGTTGATGCTAATTTTGTCGGCTCCGGCTCGTAACAGTTTTTTAATCGTTTCTAAGTCACTGATCCCGCCGCCCACGGTCAGGGGAATGAACACCTGCTCGGCGGTTTCATAGACCACATCAAAAATAATCCCGCGATCTTCGTGGGTAGCCGTGATGTCCAAAAACACCAGCTCATCAGCCCCGGCGCGATCGTAGGCCCTGGCCAGCTCCACCGGATCGCCCGCGTCTTGCAGATTCACAAAGTTCACGCCCTTGACGACGCGACCGGCTTTGACATCGAGGCAGGGAACGATCCGTTTGGCGAGCATAGGGCGGAGGAGGGAAGGTGGACAGCCGTGAATAGCCACAGATCAAACTACGCGATCGCGATGAACCTTGGCCCCGGTGGTCTGAGCAGATGCGTCAATATAAATAATACAAATAAATCAGAGGTTGATTTATAAGATTCCCATAATCAAAATAAGAACAGCCCGCAGCAAGCTGGAGAAATCGTCATGAACCTGTCCTCAGCCCCCTCCCGTCGATTGCCCCCCGTCCAGTTGTTGACCGCCAGCGATCGGCCCACGGAAACCGGCGGGTTTCGATCGCGCTTGGTCTGGATGTTGGAACGGGTGCAAGACGCGATCGCCGTGTCCCTTTGCCTGGGGCTATTTGGCGTGATGGTGGTGCAACTGCGCGTCATTTTCATCTCCCTGCTGGAACCCCCAAACTTTCACCTGATTACGGCAGATATCCTATCGGTGCTGATTTTGGTGGAAATGTTCCGGCTGCTGATCATTTACTTGCAAGAACAGCGCGTGTCGATCGGGGTGGCCG from Limnothrix sp. FACHB-406 includes:
- a CDS encoding LysM peptidoglycan-binding domain-containing M23 family metallopeptidase; the protein is MTEQYQQAPTETSRKTRASIATLGLAISMGATGLLLPRQGDHAIAAEPNQAPSLSSQTVAAATSKTHTVQANDTIATIARQYDVAPEALAAANHLSIDAVLSAGQQLTIPARSIPQRTVVSAIEPITAEVETATLSAPTVEPSQTTAEANSEQFSASLAHGESEADSQPTAITLDRSRIPALPENQVEVAAVAPEAAVVIDASATEAESPSANSPAVTQVPVAEAPSSPNTIDLLADAAAIRSIDRLQAQSDRLSQALQSLAANTGNLLGSTTEAIELLALEPQPTTESAERPTTDRTEETVALQPATTAERASTDAVTPTANDLVVSIPTAADYRLTAVAVPTQRLDRPAVPVSAAAARTVATEEAGGGAVNLLSHAATAQSLAGAADVPTASSRLQQGTANSDLASPRYSPYIDGLRAEIQALQARYQNQTGESSRSGAISLLAPAAATAVAASQASTVANQAATVAVQPPSAPLSDRPLALSQPMPEADPRRSQLIAAASEPLNARNPRVQTLLNASVSPQLPPLSDPSAYLPGAQPQAMRGYIWPSQGILTSGYGWRWGRMHRGIDIAAPVGTPIVAAADGVVAVSGWDSGGYGNKVDIRHPDGSFTRYAHNSRLLVRAGQTVRQGQLIAEMGSTGRSTGPHLHFEIRPSGKGAVNPMAFLPSGGLRAAR
- the gloA gene encoding lactoylglutathione lyase, which encodes MRLLHTMLRVGDLQRSLDFYCNVLGMKLLRQKDYPDGKFTLAFVGYGDESETAVIELTHNWGVESYELGTAYGHIALGVDDIYATCEEITTRGGRVTRAPGPMKHGSTVIAFVEDPDGYKVELIQLKNQDAAPSPSLATAAS
- a CDS encoding histidine triad nucleotide-binding protein, which codes for MTVGGDTIFGKIIRREIPAAIVYEDDLALAFRDVNPQAPVHLLVIPKKPIENLAAATAEDQALLGHLMLVIQKVAQQEGLDQGYRVVANTGEDGGQTVFHLHFHVLGGRSLAWPPG
- the rpaB gene encoding response regulator transcription factor RpaB — translated: MLAENSLQTITESGRSRGKILIVDDESALRMILTTRLSLAGYEVVSAADGEEALEVFDREDPDLVVLDVMMPKIDGYGVCQTLRQNSDVPIIMLTALGDVGDRITGLQMGADDYLAKPFSPKELEARIACVLRRVKDKTTPPPIGNGTIQIGSLRVDTRKRQVYRSDRRIRLTHTEFSLLELLFSRNGEAVPRGEILQTLWGYAPRIQADMRVVDVHVARLRSKLEDDPRNPEIILTVRGTGYAAPRMTDSSEAIGA
- the gor gene encoding glutathione-disulfide reductase, encoding MTFDYDLFVIGAGSGGLAASKRAASYGAKVAIAESDLVGGTCVIRGCVPKKLMVYASQFAHWYEDATGYGWSAVEPEHDWSKLINAVQTEVMRLNKLHISFLEKAGVELISGLGRFVDEHRIEIVSPSGTREVTARYILIAVGGEAVRPDVPGIEHTITSREMFLLKERPQRFVVLGGGYIGVEFAGILKGLGSEVTQVLRGDRILRGFDSDIRDQIQQAMVDRGIAVHTHADIATLQIEKTDAGLRMQFKTADGVAHELMADAILSATGRKPKPQIEPLNLELAGVEVVNGAIAVTADHCTNQPHIYAVGDCTDRVNLTPVAIAEGRAFADTVFGHQPRTISHRNIPSAVFSQPEAATVGMTEEEARAVYGDRVKIYRARFRPMIYSLTDCTEKVLVKLVVEGEDERILGVHMVGKDAAEIIQGMAIPVVMGATKADFDRTIAIHPSTAEEFVTLR
- a CDS encoding DUF3386 domain-containing protein — translated: MTLAQDRAQETNARDLFRAAYENRYTWDANFPGYTADVELCQGEESYQGSVAIAADFSVSVTGIDHPEVLKTLEHQLRDIVTHRQRSSFDKAHGQNEFTLGATDETGAVEVLVSGKSMGSSYKVRDREICHVERPVGPMKFIIDTQATMNTGEGYLPTLTDANFYKLPENQLVKQVRYEDTHERVGNYVLMSSQAIRVKEGDQEIVTTMTFSNLKLQG
- a CDS encoding glycoside hydrolase, with translation MPYPLHVAFVWHQHQPLYKSRGNLAETALADVPQQSEEAQYRLPWVRLHGTKDYLDLILMLERFPRLRQTVNLVPSLMLQIEDYVAGRAIDPYLALALTPAEQLQPTQKRFVLEHFFDGNHRTLVDPHPRYCQLFEQRNDLGIPWCLDHWKPEDFGDLLAWHNLAWIDPLFWDDPEIARWLERGKDFSLTDRQEIWAKQREILARIIPKHRSMQESGQLEVTTTPYTHPILPLLADTDAGRVAIPQMQLPASRFQWAEDIPRHLERAKTMYQERFGCLPRGLWPSEQSVSPAMLPDVAAAGFQWLISDEAVLGWTIEHFFHRDGSGNVLEPQYLYQPYRLATDQGDLAIVFRDHRLSDLIGFSYAGMEPQNAAQDLIGHLEAITRQLKQRQGDDRTSLEQPWLVTIALDGENCWEYYDRDGLPFLDALYSRLSQHPEIELVTVGDYLDRFPPRETLPVDRLHSGSWVDGSFSTWIGDPAKNRAWDLLTAARETLARHPEATETTNPAAWEALYAAEGSDWFWWFGFGHSSNQDAIFDRLFREHLCAIYQALNEPIPPELLEPVEVHEATGDRTPQNFIHPIIDGCGDDQDWNQAGRIAVGGSRGTMHQSSPIQTIWYGVDHHHFYVRLDFQTGKQPDEIHLCWFYPDRPAHNSPVPLEQLPDLAPANYHYRHHIGLKLPTKTLWFSEAAEFNTWRARPSRARFAVDSCLELAVPWDDLPVEPDWGLRLALFVAHRGEFSEVLPGEDLIQMGVP
- the hisF gene encoding imidazole glycerol phosphate synthase subunit HisF yields the protein MLAKRIVPCLDVKAGRVVKGVNFVNLQDAGDPVELARAYDRAGADELVFLDITATHEDRGIIFDVVYETAEQVFIPLTVGGGISDLETIKKLLRAGADKISINSSAVRDPDLIDRASARFGNQCIVVAIDARRRPGTGENGVPSAWDVYVRGGRENTGLDAIAWAEEVVRRGAGELLVTSMDADGTQAGYDLELTRMIADRVAVPVIASGGAGNCQHIREALTEGKAEAALLASLLHYGQLSIDEIKTDLQQAGLPVRHTGAIATL
- a CDS encoding phosphate-starvation-inducible PsiE family protein: MNLSSAPSRRLPPVQLLTASDRPTETGGFRSRLVWMLERVQDAIAVSLCLGLFGVMVVQLRVIFISLLEPPNFHLITADILSVLILVEMFRLLIIYLQEQRVSIGVAVEVAIVSVLRESIVRGVLEVPWQQLLATGVFLLVLTLILLARVWLPPTFEGIDPEKRIMERYRHVANGDLVD